One segment of Candidatus Nitrospira nitrificans DNA contains the following:
- a CDS encoding LOG family protein: MNTTGRSPQIRPRPALSRDEILHQISALLDSREDDLHAGLMTELLTGLLKLHDAHLDLLDVKIVNRAVKELRHAFSVFHGYRHRQKVSIFGSARTLSDDPNYQLAHQFAQGIVREGFMVITGGADGIMRAAQEGAGRENSFGVNIMLPFEQGPNSTIADDPKLITFKYFFTRKLMFQKEANAIALFPGGFGTHDEGFEILTLAQTGKSDPQPIICLQAPGCDYWDDWSAFVTRQLLRRKLINEEDMNLFSIVDTADAAVSQILRFYRRYHSIRFVGRELAMRLKQTITAEQLEQIRDRFGDLLLDGTFELRGPLAEELDEPTLRDLPRLVFNFNRRSAGRLRQLICHLNEL, translated from the coding sequence ATGAATACAACCGGCAGATCTCCGCAGATTCGACCTCGTCCCGCCTTGTCACGAGACGAGATCTTGCATCAAATCAGCGCCCTTCTCGACAGCCGTGAGGATGACCTGCATGCCGGCCTCATGACGGAACTTCTGACAGGGCTGCTGAAACTCCATGATGCGCACTTGGATCTTCTGGATGTGAAAATCGTGAATCGTGCCGTCAAAGAGCTGCGTCATGCATTCAGTGTTTTCCATGGGTATCGCCATCGCCAGAAAGTCAGCATCTTCGGCTCGGCACGAACACTCTCCGATGATCCGAACTATCAACTTGCACACCAATTCGCCCAAGGCATCGTCCGGGAAGGGTTCATGGTCATCACCGGTGGAGCAGATGGAATCATGCGTGCGGCCCAAGAAGGGGCCGGACGCGAGAACAGTTTCGGCGTCAACATTATGCTGCCGTTCGAACAAGGGCCGAACTCAACGATCGCCGATGATCCGAAGCTCATTACCTTCAAATACTTTTTCACCCGCAAGTTGATGTTTCAAAAGGAAGCCAATGCCATCGCGCTTTTCCCCGGCGGGTTCGGCACGCACGACGAAGGGTTTGAAATCCTCACGCTCGCCCAGACCGGCAAAAGCGACCCGCAACCGATCATCTGCCTTCAGGCCCCGGGCTGCGACTATTGGGACGATTGGTCGGCTTTTGTGACGCGGCAATTGCTGAGGCGCAAACTCATCAATGAAGAGGATATGAATCTCTTCTCAATCGTCGATACCGCAGACGCAGCCGTGAGCCAGATCCTCAGATTCTACCGGCGCTACCATTCCATACGCTTTGTAGGGCGAGAGCTCGCCATGCGGCTCAAGCAGACCATTACGGCTGAGCAACTCGAACAGATCCGCGACCGATTCGGCGATCTCCTCTTGGACGGCACATTCGAACTTCGCGGCCCACTTGCGGAAGAATTGGATGAGCCGACCCTGCGCGATCTCCCTCGACTCGTGTTCAATTTTAATCGACGCAGCGCCGGTCGACTTCGCCAATTGATCTGTCACCTGAACGAGTTGTGA
- a CDS encoding CBS domain-containing protein: protein MADTDGQEPKATDHQTILVAHMMTPGVVQIPGDVSVTEAASLLERERMPCLLVKDTESRFGLMTPTDIVKKVVAQGLEPDDIEVRTIMTRPVQFIEYDRAMDEASALMMSTGTPILIVTKQDQPVGVLTARDLVLSPKRCAANISATISILDGEGAGAEYQIAISQLSHAGASVESPALLLPGTKVLLSFCLSEMMSPLTIRGNILNNTSIEPVAGPTSSLIAAPRGVEIQFIDLPLADQSRIKAWVLAKLPKSFDPS, encoded by the coding sequence ATGGCGGACACGGACGGTCAAGAACCAAAAGCCACGGATCACCAGACCATACTGGTTGCACACATGATGACACCCGGCGTAGTCCAGATTCCAGGAGACGTCTCGGTCACTGAAGCCGCATCGCTCTTGGAACGCGAACGCATGCCTTGCCTTCTGGTCAAAGATACCGAGTCTCGCTTCGGACTCATGACGCCGACCGACATCGTCAAGAAGGTCGTCGCGCAGGGTCTCGAACCGGATGACATCGAGGTTCGAACCATCATGACACGCCCGGTCCAGTTTATCGAATACGATCGAGCAATGGACGAGGCGTCGGCGCTCATGATGTCCACCGGGACACCGATCCTCATCGTCACGAAACAAGATCAACCGGTCGGCGTCCTCACCGCGAGGGACCTGGTCCTTTCTCCAAAGCGATGCGCGGCAAACATCTCAGCCACCATCAGTATCTTGGATGGAGAGGGTGCGGGAGCGGAATATCAGATCGCCATCTCGCAGCTCAGTCATGCCGGCGCCTCGGTGGAGTCTCCCGCGCTGTTGTTGCCGGGGACTAAAGTCCTATTGAGCTTTTGTCTCTCTGAGATGATGAGTCCCTTGACCATCCGAGGGAACATCTTGAATAACACGAGCATTGAGCCGGTAGCCGGCCCCACCAGTTCCCTCATCGCCGCACCTCGGGGTGTAGAGATACAATTCATCGACCTTCCCCTCGCGGATCAGTCCAGGATCAAAGCCTGGGTGCTGGCCAAGCTCCCCAAATCGTTCGACCCCTCCTAG